GGTGAAGCCGCCGGTCTCGGTAGCGGACTCGTGGATCACGCGACCGGCGTCGACGTCGGATCGATCGTCGGCCAGTTCGAGGAGCACATCGGGTTCGGCACCGTCGACGCGAACGTAGCAGAGTAACGATGCAGCGTCCAACGGGACGATGCCTTCGACCGCGAGTTCGCAATCGAGTTGCGCGGACGCCGTCGCAAAGAAGGCGTCGGTGATACGGAACGTGAGTTCGATGACCGTATCCGAGAGCAACAGATTACGCTGGCGAGTCGCGTTGATGACGAACCCGGTGGTTACGCCGAGCGTTTCCAGGCTCTCCCGTTCGCGCTCGCTGAAGGCGTCCGGATCGAGTGCGTAGACGCTCAACACCCCGTAGGTGGTGTTCCCGTACCGGAGCGGGACGACGATGCTCGACTGCAATCCGCGAGCGAACGCTTCTCGGCGGACCGGTTCGGGAACCGACTTGTCGTCGACGAGATGGCGGACGACTCGCGTTTCCCCCGTCTCCATCGTCGCGAACTCCGGCCCCCTCGAGCCGTCGGCGTCGGCACCGCTCTCGACGATCAGCTCGAGAATTCCGTCGTGCTCGCCGGCCGCGGTTCGACAGACGAGCTGCTCACCCGTCATCTCTCGCTCGCCGATCACCGTAAACTCGTACAGGTCGGTCTCCGCGAGCCGCTTACAGACCAGTTCCTCGACTTCCTCCCGGGTCGTGGCCCCGACGAGGTCCCGAATGATCTTCTGGACGATGTTGTTGATCCGCTCGAGGCGGGCCAGTTCCGCCTCCCGATCCTCGAGGTCGCCCTCGAGGGCTTTCCGGTCGGTCACGTCTCGGTAGTAGACCACGAGTCGCTCTCCGATCGTCGTCGTCCGAACGCGAAGCCAGACGTCTAGCTCCGGGAAGTACTCCTCGAAGGAGATCTCGGCCGGCTCCGGATCGTCGCCGCCGAAGTGCTCGTGAAACGTCGCCGCGAACGATCGCGGGAACACGTCCCTGATATCGGTCCCAACGAGGGTGTCGCGCTCTCGCTCGAGCAGGTCCGCCGCGACAGCGTTAGCCGTCGTAATCTGCCAGTCGGTGTCGACGACGAGCACGCCGTCGGTGACCCCGTCGAGGACCCTATGCATGCTAGTCGATATCACACTGTTGTACGTGAATCTTTCTACGCTGGCGGTGGGAGAGGAGGCGAACGACGCCTCGAGTCGATGAGGACGTTCGCCGGGAGTCGGTCGTCAAACGGGACGGCTCGTCGCCACTGTTCGCTGGGCGCAACCGATACGGGCCCAGATGGATCGGTCGTCGAGAGAAACGAGGGTGCGCGTGGCCGGAGCGTCGTGCAATGCGGTCAGTTCGTCACCTTCCATGTCGTCGAACTGGAGTAGCCCCACTTCTCGACGGTCACGTCGAACTCGCCGTCGACGAGCGCCGGCATATTCACGCCGACTTCCTTCGCGCTCAAGCCCAGGTCGTCGCCGATGTGACGGGACTTGAAGTAGGTGTTCGTCTGGCTCTGCTCGCGGAGGTACCGAAGGATGCGACGCTGTTTGTCGCTCAGCGCGGCCGCGGTCCGGGTTGCGGTCGAATCGGACGTGTCGGATTTGCTCATGGTCTCGGTTCACCCGTTTGCGTACGATCGGACGGCTGGCGTCTCCGAAGGGACCCCGTCTTAGTATTCCAATTGCCGCTCGCCGCTCCACGCTCAATAGCTAGGGGTCCGGATGCGACCGTTTGTTTGGATACTAAGCGGCTGATTCCTCGAGGCTCCACTCCGTAGCACCACGTGTAGTTACGAGGGACCACCAATGACCGAACACGATTCGACCGCTTCGGCCACAGAGCACGACCCCTTCGAACAGTACCGCTACATCGAGTACACGATGGATGACGAATCGGTGTCCGTCATTCAGGACATGGAGAACGACCAGGCGTGGATCCAGTCGACGCACGCCGTCCCGGCCTCTCGGTAATCGACATCTTTCGCAGCGAATCGGTGATCGACTGTAACGTCCGAAACCACCAGTATTCCGATCGTCCGATACCCACGGAGAGCTTGGCGAACGCCGATGTTGCTCACGCTCCGTCCTGCTGGCCCTCGAGACTATTCACGTGATACGCAGACTACCGACGATGTCGGTTTCTCCGACCAACTCCGTGCCAATCGGTGCCGAGAAGGCGCCGCTCAGGTGCGGGGACGCCGATGTCGTTCGCCGGCGTCGGTTCTCACCGAAACTCCTTCAGGGAGATGCTCTCCGTCGACTGCACCCACCGGTCGGGGTCGTTGCGATCGTAGACGAGCATCTCGTCGCGAAACTCGATCGCACTGTGCGTCGCCGGGATCGACAATACTGGCTCGCTCTCGAATTCGTCGGGGTCGCAGGTGTCGGTGGTGTCGGTCATTGTCGTTCTCCAATTGGACGATGGACCTCCGTTACCGAAGCGTACCTAGCTAAATAGCCGAGTGCGCGATCTCGCGACCCGCTCTAGACAGCTAGCACTATCGACTCGACCGCACGTTTCCGCCGGAGAAATTGCTGTACGGAGTCGTCTCTAGCCTCGGTGCACGCCTCGAGACGCCGACACCAATCCGACAGCGTCCACGACCGATTCCGTCTCTCGCCAATACTGTCATCGAGATACTGAATTGTAATCGCTCGAGCACACCCCTTCATCTAATAATCGGCTGATCGTAGCCCCGGTCAAGGGGCAAGTTAACAATGAGCACGACGATCGGGAACCGTTCGAGGAGGCTGTTGGTGTGTCTCACCGTCCTTTCGGTGACGGGTGCGTTGACCGGCGGCGTCGTCTGGGCGGCCGACGGTGCAGCCGGTGCCGCGCCGAGCGAACCGTCGATCGACAGCGCACAGAGGCAGTGTGCGTGCGATTCCGGTGCCGCTCGAGTCGATGGCGCCGGCGAAGCGAACGCACTCGAACCGGGTTCGAACGCTGCACGCGTCGCGTTCGGTACCGCCCAGACGGCGGATTTCGGCCGGACCGCAGTCGGATCGAACGCGACTCGCGAAGTGCCAATCCGCAATATTGGGCCGGATCCCGTGACGGTGACCGACGCCACGATCGAGGGGGACGACGCCGGCGCCTTCACCGTCACCGACGACCCCGTCTCGTCGATCGAATCCGGCGAAACGGAGCACGTAACGGTCGTCTTCAG
Above is a genomic segment from Haloterrigena salifodinae containing:
- a CDS encoding bacterio-opsin activator domain-containing protein, whose translation is MHRVLDGVTDGVLVVDTDWQITTANAVAADLLERERDTLVGTDIRDVFPRSFAATFHEHFGGDDPEPAEISFEEYFPELDVWLRVRTTTIGERLVVYYRDVTDRKALEGDLEDREAELARLERINNIVQKIIRDLVGATTREEVEELVCKRLAETDLYEFTVIGEREMTGEQLVCRTAAGEHDGILELIVESGADADGSRGPEFATMETGETRVVRHLVDDKSVPEPVRREAFARGLQSSIVVPLRYGNTTYGVLSVYALDPDAFSERERESLETLGVTTGFVINATRQRNLLLSDTVIELTFRITDAFFATASAQLDCELAVEGIVPLDAASLLCYVRVDGAEPDVLLELADDRSDVDAGRVIHESATETGGFTEVTVSGRSPIVTLATYGATVRTAKFDHGTGLIVAEVAPSSDIREVVEAVGERFPRSELLSKLDRERPIETVQEFRSGLHERLTERQRNTLQMAYYGGYFESPRDSTAEELAETLGISSPTLHYHLRAGQRKLLNAFFDDDAEYERPVAVDDHQPRRNE
- a CDS encoding DUF7123 family protein, whose protein sequence is MSKSDTSDSTATRTAAALSDKQRRILRYLREQSQTNTYFKSRHIGDDLGLSAKEVGVNMPALVDGEFDVTVEKWGYSSSTTWKVTN
- a CDS encoding DUF7331 family protein, with protein sequence MTDTTDTCDPDEFESEPVLSIPATHSAIEFRDEMLVYDRNDPDRWVQSTESISLKEFR